The following proteins are co-located in the Escherichia fergusonii ATCC 35469 genome:
- the mltB gene encoding lytic murein transglycosylase B: MFKRRYVALLPIFVLLAACSSKPKPTETQTTTGTPSGGFLLEPQHNVMQMGGDFANNPNAQQFIDKMVNKHGFNRQQLQEILSQAKRLDSVLRLMDNQAPTTSVKPPSGPNGAWLRYRKKFITPDNVQNGVVFWNQYEDALNRAWQVYGVPPEIIVGIIGVETRWGRVMGKTRILDALATLSFNYPRRAEYFSGELETFLLMARDEQDDPLNLKGSFAGAMGYGQFMPSSYKQYAVDFSGDGHINLWDPVDAIGSVANYFKAHGWVKGDQVAVMANGQAPGLPNGFKTRYSISQLAAAGLTPQQPLGNHQQASLLRLDVGTGYQYWYGLPNFYTITRYNHSTHYAMAVWQLGQAVALARVQ, translated from the coding sequence ATGTTCAAGCGTCGTTATGTAGCACTACTTCCCATTTTTGTATTACTTGCCGCCTGTAGCAGCAAGCCTAAGCCAACCGAGACTCAAACGACTACCGGAACGCCTTCTGGTGGCTTCTTGCTGGAGCCACAGCACAACGTTATGCAGATGGGCGGCGACTTCGCCAATAACCCGAATGCCCAGCAGTTCATCGACAAAATGGTGAACAAACACGGTTTCAATCGTCAGCAGTTGCAGGAAATTCTCTCCCAGGCGAAACGTCTGGATTCGGTATTGCGGCTGATGGATAACCAGGCACCAACCACATCGGTGAAGCCGCCATCAGGTCCGAACGGCGCATGGCTGCGTTATCGCAAAAAATTTATTACGCCGGACAACGTGCAAAACGGCGTGGTTTTCTGGAATCAGTATGAAGATGCGCTGAATCGCGCGTGGCAGGTGTATGGCGTACCGCCGGAAATTATCGTCGGGATTATCGGCGTTGAAACCCGTTGGGGGCGCGTGATGGGGAAAACCCGTATCCTCGATGCGCTGGCAACGTTGTCATTTAACTACCCACGCCGCGCGGAGTATTTCTCTGGCGAGCTGGAAACTTTCCTGCTGATGGCGCGCGATGAGCAGGACGATCCGCTCAATCTGAAAGGTTCCTTTGCCGGGGCGATGGGCTACGGACAGTTTATGCCGTCGTCTTACAAACAATACGCGGTAGATTTCAGCGGTGACGGGCATATCAACCTGTGGGATCCGGTTGATGCCATTGGTAGTGTGGCGAACTATTTCAAAGCGCACGGCTGGGTGAAAGGTGATCAGGTTGCGGTAATGGCAAACGGTCAGGCGCCAGGCTTGCCAAATGGCTTCAAAACCAGGTACAGCATTTCACAACTTGCCGCAGCTGGACTAACGCCACAACAGCCGCTGGGCAATCATCAGCAGGCCAGCTTACTGCGCCTGGATGTTGGCACCGGTTATCAGTACTGGTACGGTTTGCCGAACTTCTACACTATCACCCGTTACAATCACAGCACCCATTACGCAATGGCCGTCTGGCAGTTAGGACAAGCCGTGGCACTGGCGCGCGTTCAGTAA
- the pncC gene encoding nicotinamide-nucleotide amidase — protein sequence MIDSELMQLSEQVGQALKARGATVTTAESCTGGWVAKVITDIAGSSAWFERGFVTYSNEAKAQMIGVREETLAQHGAVSEPVVVEMAIGALKAARADYAVSVSGIAGPDGGSEEKPVGTVWFAFATARGEGITRRECFSGDRDAVRRQATAYALQTLWQQFLQNT from the coding sequence ATGATTGACAGTGAACTGATGCAGTTAAGCGAACAGGTAGGGCAGGCGCTGAAAGCCCGTGGCGCAACCGTAACAACTGCCGAGTCTTGTACCGGCGGTTGGGTAGCGAAAGTGATTACCGATATTGCCGGTAGTTCCGCCTGGTTTGAACGCGGATTTGTCACCTACAGTAACGAAGCCAAAGCGCAGATGATCGGCGTACGCGAAGAGACGCTGGCGCAGCATGGCGCGGTGAGCGAACCCGTCGTGGTGGAAATGGCGATAGGCGCACTGAAAGCGGCTCGTGCTGATTATGCTGTGTCTGTCAGCGGTATCGCCGGGCCGGATGGCGGCAGTGAAGAGAAACCTGTCGGCACTGTCTGGTTTGCTTTTGCCACTGCCCGCGGCGAAGGCATTACCCGCCGGGAATGCTTCAGCGGTGACCGTGATGCGGTGCGTCGTCAGGCTACTGCGTATGCATTGCAAACCTTGTGGCAACAATTTCTACAAAACACTTGA
- the recA gene encoding recombinase RecA yields MAIDENKQKALAAALGQIEKQFGKGSIMRLGEDRSMDVETISTGSLSLDIALGAGGLPMGRIVEIYGPESSGKTTLTLQVIAAAQREGKTCAFIDAEHALDPIYARKLGVDIDNLLCSQPDTGEQALEICDALARSGAVDVIVVDSVAALTPKAEIEGEIGDSHMGLAARMMSQAMRKLAGNLKQSNTLLIFINQIRMKIGVMFGNPETTTGGNALKFYASVRLDIRRIGAVKEGENVVGSETRVKVVKNKIAAPFKQAEFQILYGEGINFYGELVDLGVKEKLIEKAGAWYSYKGEKIGQGKANATAWLKDNPETAKEIEKKVRELLLSNPNSTPDFSVDDSEGVAETNEDF; encoded by the coding sequence ATGGCTATCGACGAAAACAAACAGAAAGCGTTGGCGGCAGCACTGGGCCAGATTGAGAAACAATTTGGTAAAGGCTCCATCATGCGCCTGGGTGAAGACCGTTCCATGGATGTGGAAACCATCTCTACCGGTTCGCTTTCACTGGATATCGCGCTTGGGGCAGGTGGTCTGCCGATGGGCCGTATCGTCGAAATCTACGGACCGGAATCTTCCGGTAAAACCACGCTGACGTTACAGGTGATCGCCGCAGCCCAGCGTGAAGGTAAAACCTGTGCGTTTATCGATGCTGAACACGCGCTGGACCCAATCTATGCACGTAAACTGGGCGTCGATATCGACAACCTGCTGTGCTCCCAGCCGGACACCGGCGAGCAGGCACTGGAAATCTGTGACGCTCTGGCGCGTTCTGGCGCAGTAGACGTTATCGTCGTTGACTCCGTGGCGGCACTGACGCCGAAAGCGGAAATCGAAGGTGAAATCGGCGACTCTCACATGGGCCTTGCGGCACGTATGATGAGCCAGGCGATGCGTAAGCTGGCGGGTAACCTGAAGCAGTCCAACACGCTGCTGATCTTCATCAACCAGATCCGTATGAAAATTGGTGTGATGTTCGGTAACCCGGAAACGACTACCGGTGGTAACGCGCTGAAATTCTACGCTTCTGTTCGTCTCGATATCCGTCGCATCGGCGCGGTGAAAGAGGGCGAAAACGTGGTGGGTAGCGAAACCCGCGTGAAAGTGGTGAAGAACAAAATTGCTGCGCCGTTTAAACAGGCTGAATTCCAGATCCTCTACGGCGAAGGTATCAACTTCTACGGCGAACTGGTTGACCTGGGCGTGAAAGAGAAGCTGATCGAGAAAGCGGGCGCGTGGTACAGCTACAAAGGTGAGAAGATCGGTCAGGGTAAAGCGAATGCGACTGCCTGGCTGAAAGACAACCCGGAAACTGCTAAAGAGATCGAGAAGAAAGTACGTGAGTTGCTGCTGAGCAACCCGAACTCAACGCCGGATTTCTCTGTAGATGACAGCGAAGGCGTAGCAGAAACTAACGAAGATTTTTAA